From a single Minwuia thermotolerans genomic region:
- a CDS encoding calcium-binding protein — MSTFGFTNTNPFVATAFDSPQAEGTSITADQAIAITFDVGTLLSSGSATLTFFTSLDQDLQGSIDAITGGDDTIVEAAGGGTDTVQSAIGFALPANVEVLELVGADNIDGVGNGEANTIIGNTGNNVLQGGDGNDTLIGNAGADTLQGGAGADSLTGGDGNDSLAGNTGNDILSGGAGNDALAGGAGIDRAVYAGSEDNFDVVFAADGSNAVLADTVGGEGTDTLSSDIEEVQFVDATFAVQIGTAGNDALTGGASADVLAGVDGDDTLTGNAADDFLVGGDGNDSIVGGDGADDLIGGSGVDTMTGSAGGDFFQYETAADGVAIGANQTVAAAGVSVDLVTDFQTGVDRFEFSGGDFTTNNLAFSDGAYDGTNSGVGAGETFVFDGTHLIHDADVNVAGYTVIAEVQGDAVAAADIDLGV, encoded by the coding sequence GTGAGTACATTCGGCTTCACCAACACCAATCCGTTCGTGGCAACGGCCTTTGATTCGCCGCAGGCCGAAGGCACATCGATCACTGCCGATCAGGCGATCGCCATTACGTTCGATGTCGGGACGCTCCTTTCGAGTGGCAGCGCCACACTGACATTCTTCACCAGCCTGGATCAGGATCTTCAGGGCTCCATCGACGCGATTACCGGTGGCGACGACACCATCGTCGAGGCGGCTGGCGGTGGAACCGACACCGTCCAGAGTGCGATCGGCTTCGCGCTGCCAGCCAATGTCGAGGTTCTGGAGCTCGTGGGCGCCGACAATATCGACGGCGTGGGCAATGGCGAGGCGAACACGATCATCGGCAATACCGGCAACAATGTGCTGCAGGGCGGCGACGGCAACGATACCCTGATCGGCAATGCGGGCGCCGACACCCTGCAGGGAGGTGCGGGCGCGGACAGTCTTACCGGCGGCGACGGCAATGACAGCCTCGCCGGAAACACCGGCAATGACATCCTTTCCGGCGGCGCCGGCAATGACGCGCTCGCCGGGGGCGCCGGGATCGACCGGGCCGTCTATGCGGGCAGCGAGGACAACTTCGACGTTGTTTTCGCTGCGGATGGAAGCAATGCGGTGCTCGCCGACACTGTCGGCGGCGAGGGAACGGACACGCTCTCCAGCGACATCGAGGAAGTGCAGTTCGTCGACGCCACCTTCGCCGTCCAGATCGGCACCGCGGGCAACGACGCCCTGACCGGCGGCGCATCGGCGGACGTGCTGGCAGGTGTGGACGGCGACGACACGCTGACAGGCAATGCCGCGGACGATTTCCTTGTCGGCGGCGATGGCAACGACTCGATCGTCGGCGGTGACGGTGCGGACGACCTGATCGGCGGCAGTGGCGTCGACACCATGACCGGCAGTGCGGGCGGCGATTTCTTTCAGTACGAGACGGCCGCCGACGGCGTCGCCATCGGCGCGAACCAGACCGTGGCCGCGGCGGGCGTGTCGGTCGACCTGGTGACGGACTTCCAGACCGGCGTCGACCGCTTCGAGTTTTCAGGCGGCGATTTCACGACGAATAACCTGGCCTTCAGCGACGGCGCCTATGACGGCACCAATTCAGGTGTCGGCGCCGGCGAGACCTTCGTCTTCGACGGCACGCACCTGATCCACGACGCGGACGTGAACGTGGCAGGCTACACGGTGATCGCGGAGGTCCAGGGCGATGCCGTGGCCGCCGCCGACATCGACCTCGGC